The Victivallis sp. Marseille-Q1083 DNA window TGACCATCTGATTCCGGCCGCCGTCGACGACTTGTCCGGCCGCAGCGAATTCCTGACCGCCTACACGCCCTATCAGCCGGAGGCCTCGCAGGGAACGCTGCAGGCGATTTACGAATACCAGTCGCTGATCGCCCGGCTGACCGGCATGGCGGCGGCCAACGCGTCGCTGTACGACGGCGGCACGGCGCTCTTCGAGGCGATGATGCTGGCGGTGCGCTCGACGCGCCGGCGGCAGGCGGTTATCTCCAAAGCGGTTTCGCCGATTTTCCGGCGGATGATCCAATGCTACAGCAGCAATCTGGATGTCGAACTGATCGAAGTCGACTGCGGGCTCGACGATTCGGCGCCGGAAGCTTTGCTGGCGGCGGTAACCGAGCGGACCGCCTGCGTGATCGTGCAGTATCCGAACTTTTTCGGCACGGTGGAAAAATGGGATGATTTTGTCCGCATCGTCCATGAACGCAAAGCCCTGGCGATCTGTTCGTGTTATCCGATGGCGCTGGCCCTGCTGCGGACGCCCGGCGAGATGGGATTCGATGTGGTGACCGGCGAAGGCCAGAGCCTGGGCATACCGCTGAGCTTCGGCGGGCCGTACCTCGGTTTTATGGCGGTGACGGCCAATTATCTGCGGAAAATGCCGGGCCGCATCGTCGGACGGACGACGGACGCGCAGGGACGGGACGGCTTCGTGCTGACTCTGCAGACCCGGGAACAGCACATTCGCCGCGACCAGGCGACGAGCAACATCTGTTCCAATGAAAATTTGTGCGCGCTGCGTGCGTTGATCTATCTGAGTTGTCTGGGCAAAGAGGGATTGATCCACGCGGCGGAGTTGTGTGCGGCGAAAGCGGTGTTTGCCTGCGAAACGTTGACGGCGATCCGCGGTGTCGGGCTGGTTGGCCGCGGCGCATTTTTCAATGAATTCGTCCTCGAATTGCCGGTGGATGCCGCCGAGGTGGTCGGTTCGCTGATCGACAAGGGATTTGCCGCCGGCTTCCCGCTGGGACGCTACTATGAGGACCGGCGCCGGCAACTGCTGGTGGCGGTAACCGAAAAACGCACCCGGGAAGAGATCAAGAATTTTGCCAACGCGCTGGAGGCGGTATTATGGAGCTGATTTTTCAACAGGGCCGGCCGGGACGCCGGGGATCGTCGCTGCCGGAGTGCGACGTCGAATGCCGCTCGGCGATTCCGGCGGAACTGCGGCGGACGACACCGGCGGCGCTGCCGGAAGTGTCGGAGCTGGAAGCGGTGCGGCATTTCGTCAATCTCAGCCGCCGGAATATGAGCGTGGACACCAATTTCTATCCGCTGGGCTCCTGCACGATGAAGTACAACCCGAAATTTCATGAGCATCTGGCGGCGCTGCCGGGCTTTGCCGAATTGCATCCGCTGCTGCCGCAACTGCGGCATGGCGGCACTTTGACGCAGGGGGCGTTGGCGGTGCTCTTCGAAACTCAGAGCATTCTGGCCGAATTGATGGGCATGGCCGAATGCACGATGCAGCCGATGGCCGGAGCGCACGGCGAATTGACCGGCGTGATGATGATCGCCGCCTATCACCGGTCGCGCGGCGACCAGGCGCGCAAAGTGATGCTGATTCCGGACGCCGCCCACGGCACCAACCCGGCCAGCGCGGCGGTCGCCGGATTCAGTTGCCGGGAAGTGGCGACCGATGCGGAGGGCAATGTCGACCTGGAGGATCTGAAAAAGAAACTGACGCCGGATGTCGCCGGTCTGATGCTGACCTGCCCGAATACGCTGGGCCTCTTCGACCGCAATGTCAAAACCATTTGCGAGCTGGTGCATGCCTGCGGCGGACTGTGCTATTGCGATGGCGCCAATTTCAATGCGATTGTCGGCCGGGTGCGGCCGGGCGATCTCGGCTTCGACGTCATGCACGTCAACGTGCATAAAACCTTTGCCACCCCGCACGGCGGCGGCGGACCGGGCGCCGGACCGGTCGGGGTCAAAGAATTATTGCGGCCGTTTCTGCCGGTTTCGCGGGTCGGCAAGCGCAGCGACGGCACCTATGCGTTGATCTATGATTTTCCGGACAGCATCGGCTATATCGCACCGTTTTACGGAAATTTCGGCGTCATCGTCAAAACCTATGCCTACCTGCTGACGCTCGGCAAGACCGGCTTCCGGCGGGTCAGCGAAAATGCCGTGCTGAATGCCAATTATCTGCGCAAACGACTGGCCTCCCATTTCGATCAGAAATACGACCGGCCGTGCATGCACGAATGCGTGCTGTCGGCCCGGAACTTAAACCAGTACGGCGTCCATGCCCTGGATGTCGCCAAAGCTCTGATCGACCGCGGCTTCCATCCGCCGACGATGTATTTCCCGCTGATCGTGCCGGAAGCGTTGATGATCGAACCGACCGAGACGGAAAGCAAGGAAATGCTGGACGCCTTCGCCGCGGCGCTGATCGCTGTGGCCGAACAGGCCGCCGCCGATCCGGCCGCCGTAACGGCCTGTCCGACGACGACGCCGGTAGGCCGGTTGGATGAGACAACGGCGGCCCGCCATCCTCAGGTAGCCGAATAACGAAAAGAACGGTGTTGAAAACAGCAACCGTTCCGGAATCATCCCGGAACGGTTGCTGTTTTTTCACAGAAGAAATCGAAAAAAACACCCGAAAAAATTCCAGGTGTTTTCAGTTGTCCGCGCTTTAAACCAATGCGCGCCGGATCGCCTGCTTGGCGGCATCCGCCAAATCACTGGCGGCAGTGCATTCCACCGGCTCGTCGCCGACGGTCACACAGAGTTCGCCGTTATCCACCGGACGAGAAGTAAACGCGGCAATCAGCTCCACGCGCTCGGCCAGACCGCTCGCTTTGACGAATCCGGCCAGTTCGCCCAGCAGCGCCTGTCCCGGACAGTCCTGCAGCCTGGTGCAGATGGTGACGGTGATCGGCAGCAGCCTGGGTTCGGACCCCTTGAGGACGGTGAGCTTGGCATCGAACAACTGACTGCGGTTCTGGTAATGCGTATGCAGGTTCTCATGCGCGTCGTGCGAACCCGGCCGGCCGCCGAACACCTCCTCGTAGCAGCGGTCCACCAGATAGTTGTCCTGCGATTTCTGCAACTGATTGGTCTTGTCGGAATTGTACAGCCCCGCCGCCCGCTGTCGGCGCACGTTGTCGTTCGGCGCCACCGGCTGGCCGCCGCCGCAGACGCAGCCGCCCGGACAGGCCATCACCTCGATGAAATCGTAATGCACCTTGCCGGCCTTGAGGTCCTCGATCAACGCCTTCGCATTGCCCAGGCCGTGCCCCACCGCCACCTTCACTTCGCCGTCGCCGACCCGGACCGCCGCTTCCTTGCGTTTGTCCAGTCCGCGCACCGCCTTGAATTCCACCTGGTTCAGCGGTTTGTTTTCCAGCTTCTCCACCGCGAACCGCAGCGCCGCTTCCATGACCCCGCCGGTCGTCCCGAAAATGACGCCGCCGCCGGTCGAAAATCCGTACGGCATGTCGAAAGCCGACGGCTCCAGTTCGTCGAACTGGATTCCCATCGAAGCGATCATCTGCGCCACCTCGGTGGTGGTCAGCACGTAATCGACGTCCGGCTTGCCGTGGTTGGAAAACTTCGGCAGTTGCGCCTCGAATTTCTTCGCCGTGCACGGCATGATCGACACCACCACCAGGTCGGCCGGTTCGATGCCGAGCCGGGCCGGCAGCGTCTTGCGCGCTACCGAGCCGAAAATCTGCTGCGGCGAACGGGTGCTCGACAGATTCGGCAGCAGTTCCGGGTAATAAATTTCACAGTATTTCACCCAGCCCGGGCAGCAGCTGGTGAACATCGGCATCACGCCGCCGGAGCCGACCCGGTCCAGCAGCTCGGTCGCCTCTTCGAAAATGGTCATATCCGCCGCGAAACAGGTGTCGTACACCTCGTCGAATCCCATCAGCCGCAGCGCCGAAACCAGTTTGCCGGCGACATTGGTGCCCGGCGCCAACTGGAACATTTCCCCCAGCGCCACCCGCACCGCCGGCGCGATCTGAACAACCACCTTCTTCTGCGGATTGTAGATTTCCTCCCAGACCCGGTGGCGGTCCTGTTTCGGCACGATCGCCCCGGTCGGGCAGACCGCCGCGCACTGGCCGCAGTTGACGCATTCGACCTGGCTCAGGTCCTGGTCGAAGGCCGGCGACACCCGGGCGTTCGAACCGCGGAACGCGAAATCGATGGCGCCGATGCCCTGCACCTCCGCGCAGACCCGCACGCAGTCGCCGCACAGCACGCATTTGTTCGGGTCGCGCTGCAGCGACGGCGAACTGGTGTCCAGCGGCAGCTGTTTGGTCGCCGACCGGTAACGGACCGTGTCGACGCCGAGCCGGCGGGCGACGTTCTGCAGCGTGCAGCTCGAACTGCGCGAACAGGTCGGACATTCCCGGTTGTGGCTGGCCAGCAGCAGTTCGATGTTGATCTTGCGCATCTGCCGGATCGCCTTGGTGTCGGTCCTGATCTCCATGCCGGGTTCCGGCTTCGTCGAACACGCCGCCATGATGCCCTTGCCGTCGACTTCCACCAGGCACAACCGGCAGGCGCCGTAAATCGACAGTTCCGAATGGTAGCAGAAGGTCGGGATGTCGATCCCGGCTTTCCGGATGAGTTCCAGCAAATTGCGTTCGCCTTCGATGGCGATGCCGCAGCCGTTGACTTTTACAATATTTTCAGCCGTTGTCATTTGGCAGTTTTCTCCTGAATGTTGTTGCCGTTTTGCTTCCGAACGCGGTGGAAAACCGCCGCCTTACAGTCCGACCACCGCGCCGAATTTGCACGCCGTCTTGCAGGCGCCGCATTTGATGCATTTGTCGGCATCGATCCTGTGCGGCTGTTTCACCGCTCCGCTGATCGCGTTGACCGGGCATTTCCGCGCGCAGGCCGTGCAGCCTTTGCACTTCTCGGCGATGATTTCCGGACGGGCCAGCGCCCGGCATTCGCCGGTCGGGCAGATCTTCTTGAAGACGTGCGACTCGTACTCGTCGCGGAAATAGCGCAGCGTCGACAGCACCGGGTTCGGCGCCGTCTTGCCCAGCCCGCACAGCGAACCGAGCTGCACCGCTTTCGCCGTCTCCTCCAGCAGTTCCAGCGTCGTCTCGTCGGCTTTGCCGGCGATGATGTCGTCGAGCAGAGCCAGCATCTGCCGGGTGCCTTCCCGGCACGGCACGCATTTGCCGCAGGATTCGTTCTGGGTGAACTGCATGAAGAAACGGGCGATCTTGACCATGCAGGTCTGGTTGTTCATCACCACCAGGCCGCCGGAACCGACCATCGCGCCGACCGATTTGAGCGTGTCGAAGTCCATCGGCAGATCCAGCATCTCTTTGGTCAGGCAGCCGCCGGACGGACCGCCGATCTGCACCGCCTTGAAATCCTCCCCGGTCAGTTTGCCGTTGTTGTCGGTGACTCCGCCGCCGATGTTGTAAATGATCTCCCGCAGCGTCGTGCCGAACGGCACTTCGATCAGACCGGTGTTCGCCACGTGCCCGGTCAGGGCGAAGGTTTTCGTACCCGGCGACTTCTCGGTCCCGACCGCCTTGTACTGCGCCGCGCCGTTCCGGAAGATGCCCGGCACCGACGCCAGCGTTTCGACGTTGTTGATCACCGTCGGCTTGCCGTACAACCCGCTCTGCGCCGGAAACGGCGGCTTCGGCATCGGCATGCCGCGCTTGCCTTCGATCGAGGCGATCAACGCGGTTTCCTCGCCGCAGACGAAAGCGCCGGCTCCTTCCATCACCGTCACCCGGAAACTGAAATCGGTGCCGAACAGGCCGTCGCCCAGCAGCCCCGCCGCCAGCGCCGCCGCCAC harbors:
- the gcvPA gene encoding aminomethyl-transferring glycine dehydrogenase subunit GcvPA, with the protein product MPYIANTAEDRREMLAAIGCADLDEMWSQCLVDSPAPDLNLADGLSESEVIGKLRRLAGKNAVGLINFLGGGYYDHLIPAAVDDLSGRSEFLTAYTPYQPEASQGTLQAIYEYQSLIARLTGMAAANASLYDGGTALFEAMMLAVRSTRRRQAVISKAVSPIFRRMIQCYSSNLDVELIEVDCGLDDSAPEALLAAVTERTACVIVQYPNFFGTVEKWDDFVRIVHERKALAICSCYPMALALLRTPGEMGFDVVTGEGQSLGIPLSFGGPYLGFMAVTANYLRKMPGRIVGRTTDAQGRDGFVLTLQTREQHIRRDQATSNICSNENLCALRALIYLSCLGKEGLIHAAELCAAKAVFACETLTAIRGVGLVGRGAFFNEFVLELPVDAAEVVGSLIDKGFAAGFPLGRYYEDRRRQLLVAVTEKRTREEIKNFANALEAVLWS
- a CDS encoding NADH-ubiquinone oxidoreductase-F iron-sulfur binding region domain-containing protein; amino-acid sequence: MSKINLEQIALDYQAAAGKLKQRLILCAGTGCVANGSLEVRDELVRQLSGRGLPVVVELKEETAAAGASYVSKSGCQGFCQQGPLLHIEPQHILYTKVKPSDVTEIVERTLLGGEIIDRLLYHDRDGRGCKGNADIPFYSRQKRVVLANCMIEPDNVNEYIARGGYFGARKAVCEMTPAEVCQTAIESGLRGRGGGGFPTGLKWKFTLASRNDKKYVICNGDEGDPGAFMDRSVMEGNPHSVIEGMMIAAKAIGADEGYVYVRAEYPLAVARMRNAVAAALAAGLLGDGLFGTDFSFRVTVMEGAGAFVCGEETALIASIEGKRGMPMPKPPFPAQSGLYGKPTVINNVETLASVPGIFRNGAAQYKAVGTEKSPGTKTFALTGHVANTGLIEVPFGTTLREIIYNIGGGVTDNNGKLTGEDFKAVQIGGPSGGCLTKEMLDLPMDFDTLKSVGAMVGSGGLVVMNNQTCMVKIARFFMQFTQNESCGKCVPCREGTRQMLALLDDIIAGKADETTLELLEETAKAVQLGSLCGLGKTAPNPVLSTLRYFRDEYESHVFKKICPTGECRALARPEIIAEKCKGCTACARKCPVNAISGAVKQPHRIDADKCIKCGACKTACKFGAVVGL
- a CDS encoding 2Fe-2S iron-sulfur cluster binding domain-containing protein, which translates into the protein MTTAENIVKVNGCGIAIEGERNLLELIRKAGIDIPTFCYHSELSIYGACRLCLVEVDGKGIMAACSTKPEPGMEIRTDTKAIRQMRKINIELLLASHNRECPTCSRSSSCTLQNVARRLGVDTVRYRSATKQLPLDTSSPSLQRDPNKCVLCGDCVRVCAEVQGIGAIDFAFRGSNARVSPAFDQDLSQVECVNCGQCAAVCPTGAIVPKQDRHRVWEEIYNPQKKVVVQIAPAVRVALGEMFQLAPGTNVAGKLVSALRLMGFDEVYDTCFAADMTIFEEATELLDRVGSGGVMPMFTSCCPGWVKYCEIYYPELLPNLSSTRSPQQIFGSVARKTLPARLGIEPADLVVVSIMPCTAKKFEAQLPKFSNHGKPDVDYVLTTTEVAQMIASMGIQFDELEPSAFDMPYGFSTGGGVIFGTTGGVMEAALRFAVEKLENKPLNQVEFKAVRGLDKRKEAAVRVGDGEVKVAVGHGLGNAKALIEDLKAGKVHYDFIEVMACPGGCVCGGGQPVAPNDNVRRQRAAGLYNSDKTNQLQKSQDNYLVDRCYEEVFGGRPGSHDAHENLHTHYQNRSQLFDAKLTVLKGSEPRLLPITVTICTRLQDCPGQALLGELAGFVKASGLAERVELIAAFTSRPVDNGELCVTVGDEPVECTAASDLADAAKQAIRRALV
- the gcvPB gene encoding aminomethyl-transferring glycine dehydrogenase subunit GcvPB; protein product: MELIFQQGRPGRRGSSLPECDVECRSAIPAELRRTTPAALPEVSELEAVRHFVNLSRRNMSVDTNFYPLGSCTMKYNPKFHEHLAALPGFAELHPLLPQLRHGGTLTQGALAVLFETQSILAELMGMAECTMQPMAGAHGELTGVMMIAAYHRSRGDQARKVMLIPDAAHGTNPASAAVAGFSCREVATDAEGNVDLEDLKKKLTPDVAGLMLTCPNTLGLFDRNVKTICELVHACGGLCYCDGANFNAIVGRVRPGDLGFDVMHVNVHKTFATPHGGGGPGAGPVGVKELLRPFLPVSRVGKRSDGTYALIYDFPDSIGYIAPFYGNFGVIVKTYAYLLTLGKTGFRRVSENAVLNANYLRKRLASHFDQKYDRPCMHECVLSARNLNQYGVHALDVAKALIDRGFHPPTMYFPLIVPEALMIEPTETESKEMLDAFAAALIAVAEQAAADPAAVTACPTTTPVGRLDETTAARHPQVAE